In Hippoglossus hippoglossus isolate fHipHip1 chromosome 24, fHipHip1.pri, whole genome shotgun sequence, a single genomic region encodes these proteins:
- the vegfab gene encoding vascular endothelial growth factor Ab isoform X2, translating to MNFIDSLTLIFLTLSAVKSAHIPKSTERGPHDVIPIMEVYNKSMCQPRELLVEILQEYPEDVEHIFMPSCVVLRRCAGYCNDEIMQCMPTATYNITMQIKRLKNYKQQNDIDMSFTEHSACECRQKTDVKEQKENVCEPCCDHCSERRKRLFVQDPATCRCSCKHTDEYCKERQLELNERTCKCDKPRR from the exons ATGAACTTTATTGACAGTTTGACTCTAATATTTTTGACGCTGTCAGCTGTCAAG AGCGCCCACATACCGAAGAGCACAGAAAGAGGTCCACATGACG TGATCCCTATAATGGAGGTGTACAACAAGAGCATGTGCCAGCCTCgggagctgctggtggagatCCTGCAGGAGTACCCGGAGGATGTGGAGCACATCTTCATGCCGTCCTGCGTGGTGTTGAGGCGCTGCGCCGGCTACTGCAACGATGAGATAATGCAATGCATGCCGACGGCCACCTATAACATAACAATGCAG attaaaagattaaaaaactacaaacagcAAAATGATATTGACATGAGTTTTACAGAACACAGCGCATGTGAGTGTAG GCAGAAGACAGACgtgaaagaacagaaagaaaa TGTTTGTGAGCCATGTTGCGATCACTGCTCAGAGAGGAGAAAGCGTTTGTTCGTGCAGGATCCCGCAACCTGCCGGtgctcctgcaaacacacagacgaaTACTGTAAAGAACGCCAACTAGAGCTCAACGAGAGGACCTGCAA ATGTGACAAGCCGAGAAGATGA
- the vegfab gene encoding vascular endothelial growth factor Ab isoform X3, whose product MNFIDSLTLIFLTLSAVKSAHIPKSTERGPHDVIPIMEVYNKSMCQPRELLVEILQEYPEDVEHIFMPSCVVLRRCAGYCNDEIMQCMPTATYNITMQIKRLKNYKQQNDIDMSFTEHSACECRQKTDVKEQKEKCDKPRR is encoded by the exons ATGAACTTTATTGACAGTTTGACTCTAATATTTTTGACGCTGTCAGCTGTCAAG AGCGCCCACATACCGAAGAGCACAGAAAGAGGTCCACATGACG TGATCCCTATAATGGAGGTGTACAACAAGAGCATGTGCCAGCCTCgggagctgctggtggagatCCTGCAGGAGTACCCGGAGGATGTGGAGCACATCTTCATGCCGTCCTGCGTGGTGTTGAGGCGCTGCGCCGGCTACTGCAACGATGAGATAATGCAATGCATGCCGACGGCCACCTATAACATAACAATGCAG attaaaagattaaaaaactacaaacagcAAAATGATATTGACATGAGTTTTACAGAACACAGCGCATGTGAGTGTAG GCAGAAGACAGACgtgaaagaacagaaagaaaa ATGTGACAAGCCGAGAAGATGA
- the vegfab gene encoding vascular endothelial growth factor Ab isoform X1, with product MNFIDSLTLIFLTLSAVKSAHIPKSTERGPHDVIPIMEVYNKSMCQPRELLVEILQEYPEDVEHIFMPSCVVLRRCAGYCNDEIMQCMPTATYNITMQIKRLKNYKQQNDIDMSFTEHSACECRQKTDVKEQKEKKSRKGKGKGLKRKRKKNRDKTIHDAVCEPCCDHCSERRKRLFVQDPATCRCSCKHTDEYCKERQLELNERTCKCDKPRR from the exons ATGAACTTTATTGACAGTTTGACTCTAATATTTTTGACGCTGTCAGCTGTCAAG AGCGCCCACATACCGAAGAGCACAGAAAGAGGTCCACATGACG TGATCCCTATAATGGAGGTGTACAACAAGAGCATGTGCCAGCCTCgggagctgctggtggagatCCTGCAGGAGTACCCGGAGGATGTGGAGCACATCTTCATGCCGTCCTGCGTGGTGTTGAGGCGCTGCGCCGGCTACTGCAACGATGAGATAATGCAATGCATGCCGACGGCCACCTATAACATAACAATGCAG attaaaagattaaaaaactacaaacagcAAAATGATATTGACATGAGTTTTACAGAACACAGCGCATGTGAGTGTAG GCAGAAGACAGACgtgaaagaacagaaagaaaa aAAATCCCGGAAAGGCAAGGGAAAAGGCTTAAAGAGAAAACGAAAGAAAAACCGCGACAAAACAATTCATGATGC TGTTTGTGAGCCATGTTGCGATCACTGCTCAGAGAGGAGAAAGCGTTTGTTCGTGCAGGATCCCGCAACCTGCCGGtgctcctgcaaacacacagacgaaTACTGTAAAGAACGCCAACTAGAGCTCAACGAGAGGACCTGCAA ATGTGACAAGCCGAGAAGATGA